The genomic DNA ACGTCTCAATCTAAAGGGTTAGAAGTCGTTTCGTTGTTTTATGAAGATGTACCAGAGCAACTGGTGTTTGATCCGCTGCGAGTAAAGCAAGTACTCACCAACCTGATCAGCAACGCCATTAAGTTTACCGCCGACGGTAGCGTCGTGATACGAACCATGATTGAGCAGCAACAGGGCAACAAAGTTTTGGTTCGAATCAGTGTCTCTGATACCGGGATCGGGCTAACCAAAAAGCAACAAAAGGCTCTCTTTCAAGCCTTCGCACAGGCCGATTCTTCGACCGCTCGTGAATTTGGTGGTACCGGTCTCGGGTTAGTTATTTCCAAGCGACTCGTGGAAGAAATGGGCGGCGACATTGGCCTAGAAAGTGAAAAAGATAAGGGCTCGACATTTTGGTTCAACATTAAATCTGAAGTCGCCCCCGCGGCACAACAGCCTCCTAAGCATCGAGGGCTAGAAGGACATACCGTTGCCTTAATTGAACCACGAGAAATGAGCCGCATTGCGTTGAACCATCAGCTTTCTAGCTGGGGCGGTGAAGTAGACGATTATGAATCGACCAAACAGATGCTCATTAAATGGACCAAAAATCAAGCGGCACCAGCCGATTTAGTCGTGATCGACATTCAAGGGTTAGAGGCGACTGAAGACGTTTACAAACACATTGCCCACATGAAATCTAAATTTAAAGCCAAAGTATTGGTCATTACATCTTCTACCGATGAAGACGATCTCGATACTAAATTGCTTGAGAAAGGTGCCGATTTTTCAATCGCGAAGCCGTTACGCAGCTCGGTAACCTATCAGGCTGTTATGCAGGTGCTGAACCCTGAAACCCCCAAAACAAAAGAAGCGCGCGATTTGAAACTCGGTTCAAGCCAAACCGAAGTGCGAGTATTGGCCGTTGATGATAACTCCGCCAACTTAAAGCTCATTGCCGTTTTATTGGAAACGTTAGGCATCATGGTTACATCGGTGAGCAGTGGCGAAGAAGCGGTAGAAAAAGCCATTGTTAATAATTACGACCTGATTTTTATGGATATTCAAATGCCAAATATGGACGGTTTAGAAGCAACTCGCCATATTCGACGCCAAGAAGCAACGGACCGACACGTGCCCATTATTGCACTGACGGCTCATGCCTTAGCCGAAGAGCAAGAAGCCATGTTAGCGGCCGGCATGGACGATTACCTTGCGAAGCCGATTGATGAAGACCAGCTTCAGCGGACGCTGTTTAAATGGACCGGCGCTATGCTCGGTAACAGTATCAACCCCAACGTTATTGAACACTCTGAAGATTCGGTCGAAACTTTCCCAACGGTCGATACGGACGCGCTCGCAGAATACGAAACCGTAGACCTAGTCTTTAGCTTAGAAAAAGCCAACGGCAAACTCAGCCTTGCGAAAGATATGTTTGCTATGCTGCTCGACTCATTAGAAAAAGACCAAGAACAAATAAACAACCAATATCAACAAGGCGATTACAAAGCATTGTTAGAGCTAGTACATCGCTTACATGGTGCGTGCGCTTATTGTGGAGTGCCTAGATTAAAACTAGCGGCTTACAGTACCGAATCATTACTTAAGCAAGGCTTTTATGCGCAACTCGAAGATGCGTTATTTGTACTAAATGAAGAGATTAACCACTTGGTGCGTTGGGCAAAAGACAGCGAGATTGATGAAGCCTTTGATCGTGCTTTAAAAGTATACGCTTTGTCTAAACAACAAAAGAAAACCTCACTCACTCTGCAATAGATGTGCGTGAGGCCACTAATTGAGAACGACAAACGCGACCGCGTAATCTTTCTCATCTGATAAGCTGATTGAAACTTGCTGACCGCCCTTTTCTTTAAACAATGCTAGCGCATAACCGTACAATGTAACGATGGGGGCTCCGAATTCATTAGGCAGTATTTCGAGATCGTTAAAGTTTACTCCTTTAGCGATGCCGGTGCCTAACGCTTTCGCAATCGCCTCTTTTGCAGCGTACCGGTTTGCTAAAAATGCCATAGATTGCTTTCGAGCATCAAAGACTTCACGTTCCTTTTCAGTAAGCAATCGCTTTAAAAAACGCTCACCTTGCTTTTGGTAAACCTTTTCTATGCGCTCTATTTGCACAATATCGGTGCCTAGCCCAATCATTTGTTAGCCTCGCTTTGAACGGGTAATGTTTTTAACCACTCTCGACTTAAAATAGGCTCATTATCGAGCGCCATCAATAATTGTTGGTGCTGGCATTCTCGCGCCGTTGCTAATGCGCCTTTTACTTCATAATCGCTTCGTGCGTTGGCAAGAATGGCCTCACCTTTGAATGCGCCAGTAGCCTGTTCACAGAAGCCTTGCCCGGCTTCAAAGTGGTAACGATGTTGCGCATGAATGGCAACACCATTAACACTCATCAAATAATCAATGCCCAAGCCGATATGCACCAACAACTGCTTTTCAAAAAAACGTAAATTGGCTAGGCGGTGGTTATCGGCCTGCAATTGAATCAGCGTGCTGATATAGGTGCCAAAAAAATTATCTATGTCCACTTGCGTGGGTACCAACCGATACACCAGTTCATTCAAATATAAGCCATACAACCGTGCGGGTGATGAATCAATGAGTAGCGTTTGCGTGTAGCGAAAATCATGACACGAATAAAATTGATTGGTTTCTTTGAGTTTTATTTCAAATTGGCGAAAAAATTCAGGATGCTGACGATGAAACTTACAGCGAATGAGCCCAAGAGTTGGGCTCAGTAAGGCGCACATAAAGTTATGCTCTTCTATGGCTTGCGCATGCACTAGAAAACCTTGAATAACCGAAGCACGCACAGCCATAATTTGGATTACTCGTCGAAATAGCCCAAGCTTTTTAGCGCGCGCTCATCATCGGCCCAGCCACCTTTTACCTTCACCCAAAGGTTCAGCATAACCTTGGTTTCAAATAAGGATTCCATGTCGATTCGCGCTTCTTGGCCAACTTGTTTGAGTCGAGCGCCTTTATCGCCAATCACAATGCGCTTTTGACCCGAACGCTCGACTAAAATAAGCCCATGTATATGCAATACTCGGTCTTCAAAGGTAAATTGTTCAATTTCTACGGCCGTTGAATACGGTAATTCGGCCCCTAACTGACGCATTAGCTTTTCACGGATAATTTCAGAAGCCATAAACCGCTGACTGCGGTCTGTAATTTGATCTTCGGGGAAGTAATACAAACTTCTCGGCATCTGAGCGGTTATCAGCTCCATTAAACGATCTAAGTTATGACCGCGCAATGCCGAAATAGGCAGCACTTCTTTAAAGTCGAATTTTTCAGATACTTTATCTATATGCGGAAGCAGTGTTTCTTTATTTTCAAGGTGATCCACCTTGTTAATCACTAAATAAACGGGTGCTTTTACATGCTTAAGTTTATCGAGCACCCATTGATCTTCATCGGCCCAAACGGTTCTATCGACCACCATCAAAATGGCATCAACATCGGCTAGCGCAGAATCCGCAGCGCGGTTCATAACTTTGTTTATGGCTTTTTCTTGGCCTCGGTGCATCCCTGGGGTATCCACGAAGATTACCTGAGTTTTATCTTCGGTATAAATACCGACAATTTGATGCCTTGTGGTTTGCGGCTTACGCGAGGTAATCGATATCTTTTGGCCTAAAATATGGTTCATCAACGTCGACTTACCGACATTTGGACGACCAACAATGGCGACATAGCCGCAATGAGTATCGAGTGTCTGGTTTTCTGTCATGATTTTTCTACCTCACCTAACAAGGTTAATGCGTGTCGGGCCGCTTCTTGCTCGGCAATTCTGCGGCTGTTGCCTACCCCTTCGACGACTTCTGATTGGCCTTCAATGGTGCAATGAACGGTAAACTCTTGTTGGTGTGCTTCACCGGTAATATTCACAACTTCATACACAGGCAAAGCCAGGCGACGAGCTTGTAAATATTCTTGTAACCGTGTTTTAGAATCTTTAATGTTTTCTTTTAAATCTAAGTTCGCTAAACGCCCTTCAAACCAACTCAGTAAAACCTTTTGAGAAGTCGCTAAATCGGCATCTATGCTTATCGCACCAATGATAGCCTCTACTGCATCGGCTAAAATACTGTCACGACGAAATCCGCCACTTTTCAGCTCACCACTGCCCAGTTTTAAAAAATCGCCAAGCGCAAATTCACGGCCAATTTCAGCCAAGGTTTCACCCTTAACTAAATGCGCACGCAAGCGCGACATCTGGCCTTCTTTGGCTTTTGGAAATTGCTCGTAAAGCGCTTGTGCAATGGTGCAATTTAAGATCGCATCGCCTAAAAATTCTAAGCGTTCATTGTTGGTTCGCGAAAAGCTTCTATGCGACAAAGCCTGCTCTAGCAGGCTTTGATTTGTAAATTGGTATTGAATGGATTTCGTTAATCGAAAGTATTTATCAGCCAAAGCTATAACTCATATGTTTCTGAAAAGGACAAAACGGCGTCGACATTACCCATCAGGTGTACGCGTTTTTCGTAATTTAATTCAATGACGATAGGCTGAGAACGCTTATTAATTTTTAGATCCTTCTTTAAATCTAGTCGAATATTGTTAATTTGCATGTTCTTTTGAAGTCTATCTTTAAACTGAGATTCATCAAATCGGCCTGCGCTAAAGTCACTCAAGCTGGTCGAAATCATTTTATCTAAGGTCATGTGATCGTAATAATGGCCACTCAATTTAACGAACAAAAGCCCGAAAAAGATAACCAAAAATAGTAGAAAGGCCACACCATACAGGCTTAACCCTTGTTGTTTGCTTAATCCAGCCATGGTTTTAGCTCCTAATTAAATTATTGAATGGCGCCTGTACGAGAAAAGCTAGGATAAAAGCCCTTCCAGTGCATCCATACCACGAAAGCCTTACCTAAAATGGCGTCTTCGTCAACAAAGCCCCAAGCATTATTGCCTTTATTGCTGGCATCACCTTCGTATAAACGGCGCGTTCCTTCCCAATAGCGAGCATCGTGACTGTTATCTCTGTTATCACCCATCACAAAATATTTGCCTTCTGGCACTACAACACCTTGAATTGGCAGCCATTCATCACGTCGGCGGCTGGCAGGCGATTGATTGGTATAAATGGAGTGGTCCTGATCAAATAAATGCTCGGTATACAAATTAAATCGCTCACCGTTTACATCAACACGCTCTTCTAGCGTTTTTTCTATCAACACCCCATTGACGCGCAATTGTTTGGTGGCGTAATCGTATTGAACACGATCACCCGGTACTGCAATGACACGTTTAATGAAGTTTTTATCCGGCTCATGAGGTGGCTTAAATACAATCACTTCACCGCGTTCGGGCTGATCGACCGGAATTAACACCTTATTACTGATAGGCACACGAATACCGTATGCGAAGCGATTCACTAATATAAAATCTTTAATTTCGAGTGTAGGTCGCATAGAACCCGACGGGATTTGGAAAGGCTCAACCAAAAAACTACGCAATACAAACACAAACACTAAAATTGGAAAAAAGGCTTTGCTGTTTTCGATTAAACCTGGCTCTAAGGCACTGCGATCAACCTGATCATCAAAATTCGGAATGGTCTCTTCGGCTTTGGCCAGCAAGCGATCGCGTGCTTTTTTGGTCAGAATCTTATCAACTCCCCAAACCACACCCGAAAATACCGTTGCCCCGAGCATCAATACCGCGAAATCAAAACCCTGCTTTATGGTTTGCAATATCAGGTAACCCAATACTGCAATCAGTGCGTAACCTAAAATTCTTTCCAACCAGGTCGATTTAAATACGGTCTCTAATTGCTCGACACTGAGCGATTGACCCGATTCAATGCTTTGAAGGCGATTTCGGTAACTCCAAAAGACTAGTCCGGTTTGCGCTAATGCAAACACTAAAATCGCCAAAGACAGCGCATACAAGCTCATTTAATTTCCCTTGATATTAGTCACTCGGCTCCATTAGGGGCTAATTAGAGCACTCTGAAAAGAGCCGAGGGTCATTCCGACACGATATTTACGTTTAGTTATCTACTTTCAACACGGCTAAAAACGCTTCTTGTGGAATCGATACAGATCCCACCTGTTTCATTCGCTTTTTGCCTTCTTTTTGCTTTTGAAGCAGCTTCTTCTTACGCGAAACGTCACCACCATAGCATTTTGCGGTAACATTTTTACGCAATGCCTTTACAGTGGTACGCGCAACAACATTAGAGCCATGGGCGGCTTGAATAGCCACATCAAACATTTGACGAGGGATCAGCTCTTTCATTTTTTCACACAGTGAACGGCCGCGGCGCTGAATAGAGTCAGCATGCATAATAATAGCCAATGCATCCACTCTCTCGCCATTCACTAAAACGTCTAAGCGCGTAAGGCGTGCGGCTTCAAAACGATCAAAGCTGAAATCGAGCGACGCAAATCCACGACTGACCGATTTTAATCGATCAAAGAAATCTAAAACCACTTCAGCCATAGGAATATCGTAGGTTAGCGACACTTGTCCGCCCAAAAACTGCATATCGGTTTGTACGCCACGCTTTTCAACACACAATGTAATAACGTTACCGACGTGCTCCTGTGGCACCAAAATATTCGCTTTAACGATAGGTTCACGGAACTCTTCAATGTTATTAACCGCGGGCAATTTTGAAGGGTTATCTACATAGATCACTTCGCCATCGGATTTTAAAATTTCATACACCACGGTTGGCGCTGTGGTGATTAAATCGAGGTCATATTCTCGCTCTAAACGCTCTTGGATGATCTCCATGTGCAGCATGCCCAAGAAGCCACAACGGAAACCAAAACCCAATGCGTCTGAGCTTTCTGGCTCATAAAACAGCGAGGCATCGTTTAAGCTTAATTTTCCGAGTGCTTCACGAAACGCTTCGTAATCGTCAGAGCTGACGGGGAATAAGCCGGCATAAACCTGAGGTTTAACCTTTTTGAATCCGGGTAACTGAGCGACATCTGGCGTTGAAGCATGGGTTATTGTATCCCCTACTGGAGCGCCTTGAATTTCTTTAATAGAGGCACAGATAAAGCCCACTTCACCGGCTTTTATCTCTTTTAGTTCGTTCATTTTAGGTGTGAAAAAGCCTAGGCGATCAACAACGTGGGTTCGACCCGTGCTTTTAACACTGATTTTATCGCCCTTTTTCAGCACGCCATTCTTAACACGCACTAAGGAGACAACGCCTAGATAGTTATCGAACCATGAATCAATAATTAAGGCCTGTAAATCGGCTTCTAAATCACCCTCCGGAGGCGGAACGGCACGAACAATCTCTTCAAGGGTTTCTTCAATACCAATGCCACTTTTCGCAGATGCTTGAACCGCACCATGTGCTTCAATACCAATAATTTCTTCAATTTCAGCCGCTACTCGCTCAGGCTCTGCTTGGGGTAAATCCATTTTATTCAGGATAGGCACTACTTCTAGCCCCTGCTCAATAGCCGTATAGCAGTTTGCGACCGATTGCGCTTCTACGCCTTGAGCGGCATCTACCACCAACAATGCGCCTTCACAAGCCGACAAAGAACGCGATACTTCGTACGAAAAATCAACATGGCCGGGGGTATCAATGAAGTTTAATTGGTAGGTTTTACCGTCTTTCGCTTTATAGTCCAGCGTGACACTTTGGGCCTTAATTGTAATACCGCGCTCTCGCTCAATATCCATTGAATCGAGTACTTGCGCGGCCATTTCACGGTCTTCTAGACCACCGCAGAATTGAATAAAACGGTCAGCCAAAGTCGACTTGCCGTGGTCGATATGGGCAATAATGGAAAAGTTGCGGATATGAGATAAATCGCTGCTCACAAATGTCTTCACTTGGCTGAAAAATGGGGCGTGGAGTTTATACTATTTAGCCCCTGAACTCTATGGTTTTGCCCACGAAGTGCGGGCAAAACCATATTTTGAGGTTACTTAATGGGAATTGCCAGATAGACGATACTGTTGCCTCGGATAATTCGCACCGCAACGGCCCCATTAGCGGGCAGTTCTGACATAATTCGATCGAAATCATCTTTGGTACGAACAAACTCATTACGCATCATGGTAATG from Reinekea marina includes the following:
- the lepB gene encoding signal peptidase I — encoded protein: MSLYALSLAILVFALAQTGLVFWSYRNRLQSIESGQSLSVEQLETVFKSTWLERILGYALIAVLGYLILQTIKQGFDFAVLMLGATVFSGVVWGVDKILTKKARDRLLAKAEETIPNFDDQVDRSALEPGLIENSKAFFPILVFVFVLRSFLVEPFQIPSGSMRPTLEIKDFILVNRFAYGIRVPISNKVLIPVDQPERGEVIVFKPPHEPDKNFIKRVIAVPGDRVQYDYATKQLRVNGVLIEKTLEERVDVNGERFNLYTEHLFDQDHSIYTNQSPASRRRDEWLPIQGVVVPEGKYFVMGDNRDNSHDARYWEGTRRLYEGDASNKGNNAWGFVDEDAILGKAFVVWMHWKGFYPSFSRTGAIQ
- the acpS gene encoding holo-ACP synthase; this translates as MIGLGTDIVQIERIEKVYQKQGERFLKRLLTEKEREVFDARKQSMAFLANRYAAKEAIAKALGTGIAKGVNFNDLEILPNEFGAPIVTLYGYALALFKEKGGQQVSISLSDEKDYAVAFVVLN
- the era gene encoding GTPase Era, which translates into the protein MTENQTLDTHCGYVAIVGRPNVGKSTLMNHILGQKISITSRKPQTTRHQIVGIYTEDKTQVIFVDTPGMHRGQEKAINKVMNRAADSALADVDAILMVVDRTVWADEDQWVLDKLKHVKAPVYLVINKVDHLENKETLLPHIDKVSEKFDFKEVLPISALRGHNLDRLMELITAQMPRSLYYFPEDQITDRSQRFMASEIIREKLMRQLGAELPYSTAVEIEQFTFEDRVLHIHGLILVERSGQKRIVIGDKGARLKQVGQEARIDMESLFETKVMLNLWVKVKGGWADDERALKSLGYFDE
- a CDS encoding response regulator, which translates into the protein MNSSGLQNRLLFISLIPVFILGALAFSWFTYNDLNQQQLSFSQRTESMSKQLADTLAGPIARNNTELIDALMRRSLNEKDARSVRVYDNFASMIMSSGPNPIGPRYPASITDTTELTLYQSGETFRYLVPIFHPDDLILNAVLSRPVAWVELEFDNANIRVAQYQTILINLLILLFILIIITGIALYLNQTVIVPVHNMIRAVSEIRDGNLEVRVPTQSKGELRELEEGINAMAETIKDAYNEMQTSVDQATFDLRETLETIEIQNIELDMARRDAQQANQVKTEFLANMSHEIRTPLNGIIGFARLLTRSNLTKKQEDYVGTILSSSQVLLTIINDVLDFCKIEAGKLMLDQRSTNLKVAIEEVCMMLAPTSQSKGLEVVSLFYEDVPEQLVFDPLRVKQVLTNLISNAIKFTADGSVVIRTMIEQQQGNKVLVRISVSDTGIGLTKKQQKALFQAFAQADSSTAREFGGTGLGLVISKRLVEEMGGDIGLESEKDKGSTFWFNIKSEVAPAAQQPPKHRGLEGHTVALIEPREMSRIALNHQLSSWGGEVDDYESTKQMLIKWTKNQAAPADLVVIDIQGLEATEDVYKHIAHMKSKFKAKVLVITSSTDEDDLDTKLLEKGADFSIAKPLRSSVTYQAVMQVLNPETPKTKEARDLKLGSSQTEVRVLAVDDNSANLKLIAVLLETLGIMVTSVSSGEEAVEKAIVNNYDLIFMDIQMPNMDGLEATRHIRRQEATDRHVPIIALTAHALAEEQEAMLAAGMDDYLAKPIDEDQLQRTLFKWTGAMLGNSINPNVIEHSEDSVETFPTVDTDALAEYETVDLVFSLEKANGKLSLAKDMFAMLLDSLEKDQEQINNQYQQGDYKALLELVHRLHGACAYCGVPRLKLAAYSTESLLKQGFYAQLEDALFVLNEEINHLVRWAKDSEIDEAFDRALKVYALSKQQKKTSLTLQ
- a CDS encoding DUF4845 domain-containing protein, yielding MAGLSKQQGLSLYGVAFLLFLVIFFGLLFVKLSGHYYDHMTLDKMISTSLSDFSAGRFDESQFKDRLQKNMQINNIRLDLKKDLKINKRSQPIVIELNYEKRVHLMGNVDAVLSFSETYEL
- the lepA gene encoding translation elongation factor 4, whose amino-acid sequence is MSSDLSHIRNFSIIAHIDHGKSTLADRFIQFCGGLEDREMAAQVLDSMDIERERGITIKAQSVTLDYKAKDGKTYQLNFIDTPGHVDFSYEVSRSLSACEGALLVVDAAQGVEAQSVANCYTAIEQGLEVVPILNKMDLPQAEPERVAAEIEEIIGIEAHGAVQASAKSGIGIEETLEEIVRAVPPPEGDLEADLQALIIDSWFDNYLGVVSLVRVKNGVLKKGDKISVKSTGRTHVVDRLGFFTPKMNELKEIKAGEVGFICASIKEIQGAPVGDTITHASTPDVAQLPGFKKVKPQVYAGLFPVSSDDYEAFREALGKLSLNDASLFYEPESSDALGFGFRCGFLGMLHMEIIQERLEREYDLDLITTAPTVVYEILKSDGEVIYVDNPSKLPAVNNIEEFREPIVKANILVPQEHVGNVITLCVEKRGVQTDMQFLGGQVSLTYDIPMAEVVLDFFDRLKSVSRGFASLDFSFDRFEAARLTRLDVLVNGERVDALAIIMHADSIQRRGRSLCEKMKELIPRQMFDVAIQAAHGSNVVARTTVKALRKNVTAKCYGGDVSRKKKLLQKQKEGKKRMKQVGSVSIPQEAFLAVLKVDN
- the rnc gene encoding ribonuclease III; protein product: MADKYFRLTKSIQYQFTNQSLLEQALSHRSFSRTNNERLEFLGDAILNCTIAQALYEQFPKAKEGQMSRLRAHLVKGETLAEIGREFALGDFLKLGSGELKSGGFRRDSILADAVEAIIGAISIDADLATSQKVLLSWFEGRLANLDLKENIKDSKTRLQEYLQARRLALPVYEVVNITGEAHQQEFTVHCTIEGQSEVVEGVGNSRRIAEQEAARHALTLLGEVEKS
- a CDS encoding DNA repair protein RecO C-terminal domain-containing protein, giving the protein MAVRASVIQGFLVHAQAIEEHNFMCALLSPTLGLIRCKFHRQHPEFFRQFEIKLKETNQFYSCHDFRYTQTLLIDSSPARLYGLYLNELVYRLVPTQVDIDNFFGTYISTLIQLQADNHRLANLRFFEKQLLVHIGLGIDYLMSVNGVAIHAQHRYHFEAGQGFCEQATGAFKGEAILANARSDYEVKGALATARECQHQQLLMALDNEPILSREWLKTLPVQSEANK